ACAAAAACCAGGAAACATTAAACGTTTTTAGCCTGATAAAACATCCAATGTTTCACACTAAATAATTTTTTTATAAAGACCGCCTTTTACTCTAAGGGAGGTGCCGTTTGATGTCTACAGAGACTGGACGGCGGGTTCTATTGCGCAGACATAGAGACCTTCTCAGGTGTGCCACTGTGTCCTACACGAGGGAATCGCTTATCTTGTTCGCAATCGTCTTCCCGAAGGCCCTTGCCCTTTCAAGCACGTCTACTTTGGGGGGTCCCTGTATCTCCAGTGTCTCTATCACGTCGAAGCCTGTCGGTACAAGTCTTGTCTTTATCTCCTTGGCTGCGCCGGCACCCCAACCGTAAGAGCCGAATGTGGCCAGCATCTTGCCCCTGGGCCTGATGCTCCTTATGACCTCCACCGGGGTGGCAAGCTTTGGATGCATACCACCATAAAATGCAGGCGAGCCGAAGACAATCGCGCTGCAGTCAACGAGGTCTGAGACTATGTTTGAGGCGTCAGCCTCGACCATGTTAAAGGCTGCAACCTCAATCCCCTCCTCTTTCAACGCGTCAATTACCGTTTGCGCCAGGGTGGCCGTACTGCCGTACATAGACACGTAAATAACGACCGCCTTTGCCTTTAGCGGACCCCTGGTCCATTCTTCATGGGCGTCAAGTATGGGTTGGGGATTACGATACACGGGCCCATGGCTCGGAGCTACTATTTTTATATCCAGTTCCTTAAGTTTATCCAGGGCCTTCATGACGGGCTTTATAAATACCATCATTATCTCGCCATAGTATCTCTTTGCCTCGCTCAGCACTATCTCACCAATCTCGTCCTCGTAGATCGAATCCGCAGCCACGTGTGCACCAAGGAAATCGCAGGTGAAGACGGCCTTGTCCTCTTCGCAGTAGGTGAACATTGTCTCAGGCCAGTGAAGCCAGGGTGCATCGATAAACCTCAGGGTCTTGCCCCCGAGGTCTATTCTCGTTTCTTCTCCAACGGCCTCCATCCTGTTTTCCGGGACGTCGTAGTACAGTTTCGCGGCGCTCAGGCCCTTTTTCGAGGCAAGGAGAGTGGCTCCCCCGGCCAATGATAAGACGCCGGGTATTACCCCCCCGTGGTCCGGCTCTGCGTGGTTCATTACCACGTAGTCTATAGCTTCCGGTTTTACTATCTCACTTATCTTTTTCAACAATAAGTCACCGAAGCCCACGCTCACGGTGTCAACCAGCGCCACCTTCTCCCTGCCGACTATAAGGTAGGCATTGTAGGTAGTCCCGTAACGGAGTTTCATGAAGCTGTCAAAGAGCGTGCGTTTACGGTCAAGCACACCGACCCAGAATATCCCGGGCGCTATCTCTACAGGCACCGACGATATGTCTGTTTTACCCATCGACACCCCTTCCTCACACTGCGTTAAAGCGCACGATACGGGTTGCGAACCACCTCTGGCCTTATTCTACACCATCTAGCAGCCTGATGTCTCCAGCTTGCCCTTGGCACCCGCAGCAAGCCTGTCTGCGAGCTGACCAACGGCGTTCACCATCTCAGAGGGGGATTTATCCATATTGCGTTCCAACTCTTTTATCAAGGCGCTGCCCACAATCACACCGTCAGCCACCTTGCCTGCCGCCCTGGCATGTTCGGGCGTAGAGATACCGAAGCCAAGCGCAACGGGTTTATCCGTCATACCCCTCAGCTTCTCTATGTTTTCCGCCATATCTTTCGCCAGGCTGTCCCTTATCCCTGTTATCCCCACAACAGAGATGTAGTACAGAAAGCCCTGGGTGCATTTCACAATCCTGGTCATGCGGTCAAGGTTGGTTGTCGGGGCGACGAAACAGATTATACGAAAGTTTTTTTTCTCCGCATCACGAATAATGGCATCCGCTTCCTCTACAGGCAGGTCCGGTATAGTGGCGCCGTCAAAACCCGCATCTATTGCGCTGTCTACAAACTTCTCGGCACCTGTTTTAAAAATAATGCTGTAGGAGACCATAGACACAATGGGCATGTCCGTTTGTCTTCTCAGGTCCTTCACGAGGCGGAATACGTCGGCCACCTTCAGTCCCCTGGTAAGCGCCCTGTAGTAGGAGGCCTGAATGACGGGGCCGTCTGCGATGGGGTCGGAAAAGGGGATGCCCAGCTCTATGATGTCGGCACCACTCTTTTCGAGCCTCAGGATAAGTTCTCTTGTGACCTCAAGGCTGGGGTCACCGGCCGTTATGAACGGGATAAAGGCGGGTTCCTTCTTGCTCTTTAACAGCTTAAACCGCTGGTCAATCCTGTTATCCATGAAACGGTAGGCTAGATCTTCAAGCCCAGCTTTGCCGCCACCTCAAAGGAGTCCTTATCGCCACTTCCTGAGAGACAGATTAGGATGATACTTTCCTTCCCGAAAGATGACGCGTTCTTGAAGGCATAAGCAAGGGCGTGGCTGGCTTCAAGGGCGGGAATTATGCCCTCTGACCTGGCGCATATTTCAAACGCCTCCAGGGCCTCGGCATCCGTAACAGACGCGTATTCCACCCTGCCTATATCCTTGAGGTAACTATGTTCAGGGCCTACGCCAGGATAGTCCAGCCCCGCGGAGATAGAGTGAACCGCCTGGGTCTGGCCGTCTTCATCCTGCAGCACATAGCTCATACTGCCGTGTAATACCCCGACCTCGCCATGAGAGAGCGTCGCCGCGTGTTCACCGACGCGCAGGCTGAGACCGCCGGCCTCGACCCCTATCATCCTTACGCCTTCATCCCCAATAAACGGATGAAATAGCCCGATAGAATTACTGCCGCCGCCTACACAGGCGATTAAACAGTCAGGAAGCCGATTCTCCTTTTTCAAAATCTGCCCCTTTGCTTCCCTCCCGATTATAGTCTGGAAATCTCTCACCATTGTGGGATACGGGTGCGGACCTACCACGGAGCCAATTATGTAGTGGGTAACCCTTACCGAGGCCATCCAATCCCTCAAGGCCTCATTTGTGGCGTCTTTCAGCGTCCTGGAGCCCGTCTTAACAGGAATCACCTTTGTGCCAAGGAGTTTCATGCGGAAGACGTTCAGGGACTGACGCCGCATGTCTTCCTCACCCATATAGACATCACACTCCATACCAAACATGGCGGCCGCCGTGGCCGTGGCCACGCCATGCTGTCCGGCGCCGGTCTCGGCGATTATCCGCTTCTTACCCATCCTCTTGGCCAGCAGCGCCTGGCCCAACGTATTATTTATCTTATGGGCGCCTGTGTGGTTCAGGTCTTCCCTCTTTAAATACACCTTCACACCGCCCATACGCTTACCAAGCCTCTCGGCAAGATATAAGGGCGAGGGCCTCCCCACGTATTCCGTCAAATAGTAATCCAGCTCCCTCTGGAATTCCTTATCGTCTTTGGTGCTGTTGTATTCCCGCTCAAGCTGCTCAAGCGCGGGTATCAGCGTCTCTGGGACGTACCGCCCCCCAAACCTTCCGAAACGTCCCTTCTCGGCTCGGGGCTTCTCTACGGTCATGGGCCTTGAGACACCTGTACCCATAGTATCAAACACCTCCTTAAAAACCGCATTATACAAAAAAAACAGGAGGGTAGCAAAGAAACTCTGCTACCCTCCTGATTTTAAGCAAACAAGCTAAAAAGTACTACTATTCGCCGCCTGTCAGACCCGAATCGGCGTTGTTACGATGCGGGATATCCGTCCTCTGGAACCAGGCAAGGTCCACGTCGCCTTCTTTCCTCTTCCAACCGGAAAGCTTGTCGGTGTACTCGCCATGCTTCCAGAACCCTTGCGGCGTAAACTCGATACCGGCCTTTTCCTCAAGCGCCTTAAACCTCTTCAGCCGGCTGGCCTCTGCCTTTATCTGGATCAGCATACGGTCCTGCTCAAAGGCGCCGCCGGTTCCGTACGTGGCGTTATAAATCGCCATATGAGCAAGGGCCTTATACACGTTGTCCGTTAGGTAGCAGATCATCTCAAGTCCCATCCTCTCAATTTCTGAGACGTTGTAGAACCTTGGAGTTCCGGTGGGTAACAGACTGAAGGTATAATGGCCGTACCAGTCCGGTGCAAGGTCTGTCGGCATCGGGTCAAGCTCCCCAGCAAGAAAGCAGCCGACAATGATGTTGGCGGCTTCACGCCACTTGGTAAAGCTCAGCCTTACGCCGTAGTCCATCGACCTGAGCTGGTCTCTTGCAAAGTTTGGAGAATGGCAGTCCATACACTTCTTGATCCATGCCTCTCTCTTTGATGCCCACTTCGGCGCGCCACGGTCAACTTCAAACATACCCATGTCGCTGTAGATCGTTCCAAACCTCTGGACGTCGTGGTCGCCCTCCTGCATGTGGCAGTAGGCGCATGTGGGTACCCTGTGGTTGCCCTTCTTAAG
The window above is part of the Candidatus Bathyanammoxibius amoris genome. Proteins encoded here:
- a CDS encoding FprA family A-type flavoprotein translates to MGKTDISSVPVEIAPGIFWVGVLDRKRTLFDSFMKLRYGTTYNAYLIVGREKVALVDTVSVGFGDLLLKKISEIVKPEAIDYVVMNHAEPDHGGVIPGVLSLAGGATLLASKKGLSAAKLYYDVPENRMEAVGEETRIDLGGKTLRFIDAPWLHWPETMFTYCEEDKAVFTCDFLGAHVAADSIYEDEIGEIVLSEAKRYYGEIMMVFIKPVMKALDKLKELDIKIVAPSHGPVYRNPQPILDAHEEWTRGPLKAKAVVIYVSMYGSTATLAQTVIDALKEEGIEVAAFNMVEADASNIVSDLVDCSAIVFGSPAFYGGMHPKLATPVEVIRSIRPRGKMLATFGSYGWGAGAAKEIKTRLVPTGFDVIETLEIQGPPKVDVLERARAFGKTIANKISDSLV
- the trpA gene encoding tryptophan synthase subunit alpha; the protein is MDNRIDQRFKLLKSKKEPAFIPFITAGDPSLEVTRELILRLEKSGADIIELGIPFSDPIADGPVIQASYYRALTRGLKVADVFRLVKDLRRQTDMPIVSMVSYSIIFKTGAEKFVDSAIDAGFDGATIPDLPVEEADAIIRDAEKKNFRIICFVAPTTNLDRMTRIVKCTQGFLYYISVVGITGIRDSLAKDMAENIEKLRGMTDKPVALGFGISTPEHARAAGKVADGVIVGSALIKELERNMDKSPSEMVNAVGQLADRLAAGAKGKLETSGC
- the trpB gene encoding tryptophan synthase subunit beta, whose product is MGTGVSRPMTVEKPRAEKGRFGRFGGRYVPETLIPALEQLEREYNSTKDDKEFQRELDYYLTEYVGRPSPLYLAERLGKRMGGVKVYLKREDLNHTGAHKINNTLGQALLAKRMGKKRIIAETGAGQHGVATATAAAMFGMECDVYMGEEDMRRQSLNVFRMKLLGTKVIPVKTGSRTLKDATNEALRDWMASVRVTHYIIGSVVGPHPYPTMVRDFQTIIGREAKGQILKKENRLPDCLIACVGGGSNSIGLFHPFIGDEGVRMIGVEAGGLSLRVGEHAATLSHGEVGVLHGSMSYVLQDEDGQTQAVHSISAGLDYPGVGPEHSYLKDIGRVEYASVTDAEALEAFEICARSEGIIPALEASHALAYAFKNASSFGKESIILICLSGSGDKDSFEVAAKLGLKI